Proteins from a single region of Streptomyces sp. Tu 3180:
- the pcrA gene encoding DNA helicase PcrA has product MSSLFDESFLADLQARQGPADEPPPPPEDDHVPEPIPDDLFGGKFDVPPERDTYYRDGAPRPVIDPAALLEGLNDNQRAAVAHSGSPLLIVAGAGSGKTRVLTHRIAYLLAERGVHPGQILAITFTNKAAGEMKERVEQLVGPRANAMWVMTFHSACVRILRRESKKLGFTSSFSIYDAADSKRLMALVCRDLDLDPKRFPPKSFSAKISNLKNELIDEEDFAAQAADGFEKTLAQAYALYQSRLREANALDFDDLIMTTVNLLRAFPDVAEHYRRRFRHVLVDEYQDTNHAQYALVRELVGTSEQPGGASPEAEVPPAELCVVGDADQSIYAFRGATIRNILQFEEDYPDATTILLEQNYRSTQTILSAANAVIERNESRRPKNLWTNAGTGARITGYVADTEHDEAQFVADEIDRLTDAGQAKAGDVAVFYRTNAQSRVFEEVFIRVGLPYKVVGGVRFYERKEVRDVLAYLRVLANPEDSVPLRRILNVPKRGIGDRAEAMIDALAQRERISFSQALRRVDEAYGMAARSVNAVKRFNTLMEDLRTIAESGAGPATVLEAILERTGYLAELQASTDPQDETRIENLQELAAVALEFEQERGEGAAAPGAGAPGGTLAEFLEQVALVADSDQIPDEDEDGSGVITLMTLHTAKGLEFPVVFLTGMEDGVFPHMRALGQTKELEEERRLAYVGITRARERLYLTRSTMRSAWGQPSYNPPSRFLEEIPAAHMEWKRTGGGSSAPAGPVSGVAASLSSSRSRSSAAGASGFATRRAAEQQSAVSLAVGDRVTHDQFGLGTVVAVKGTGANAEATIDFGDAKPKRLLLRYAPVEKL; this is encoded by the coding sequence ATGAGCAGCCTCTTTGACGAAAGCTTCCTGGCGGACCTCCAGGCCCGGCAGGGCCCCGCGGACGAGCCCCCGCCGCCGCCCGAGGACGACCACGTGCCGGAGCCGATCCCGGACGACCTGTTCGGCGGGAAGTTCGACGTGCCGCCGGAGCGGGACACCTACTACCGCGACGGCGCCCCACGCCCGGTGATCGACCCCGCCGCCCTCCTGGAGGGGCTGAACGACAACCAGCGCGCCGCCGTCGCGCACTCCGGCTCCCCGCTGCTCATCGTGGCCGGCGCCGGTTCCGGCAAGACCCGTGTGCTCACGCACCGCATCGCGTACCTGCTCGCCGAGCGGGGCGTCCACCCCGGCCAGATCCTCGCGATCACCTTCACCAACAAGGCCGCCGGCGAGATGAAGGAGCGCGTCGAGCAGCTCGTCGGGCCGCGCGCGAACGCGATGTGGGTGATGACCTTCCACAGCGCGTGCGTGCGCATCCTGCGCCGCGAGAGCAAGAAGCTCGGCTTCACGTCGTCGTTCTCGATCTACGACGCCGCCGACTCCAAGCGGCTGATGGCCCTGGTCTGCCGCGACCTGGACCTCGACCCCAAGCGCTTCCCGCCGAAGTCCTTCAGCGCGAAGATCAGCAACCTGAAGAACGAGCTGATCGACGAGGAGGACTTCGCCGCCCAGGCCGCGGACGGTTTCGAGAAGACCCTCGCCCAGGCCTACGCCCTGTACCAGTCGCGGCTGCGCGAGGCGAACGCCCTCGACTTCGACGACCTGATCATGACGACGGTCAACCTGCTCCGCGCCTTCCCGGACGTCGCCGAGCACTACCGCCGCCGTTTCCGCCACGTCCTGGTCGACGAGTACCAGGACACCAACCACGCCCAGTACGCCCTGGTCAGGGAGCTCGTCGGAACCTCCGAGCAGCCCGGCGGGGCGTCGCCGGAGGCCGAGGTCCCGCCCGCCGAGCTGTGCGTGGTGGGCGACGCCGACCAGTCGATCTACGCCTTCCGCGGCGCGACGATCCGCAACATCCTCCAGTTCGAGGAGGACTACCCGGACGCGACGACGATCCTGCTCGAGCAGAACTACCGCTCCACGCAGACCATCCTGAGCGCGGCCAACGCCGTCATCGAGCGCAACGAGTCCCGCCGCCCGAAGAACCTGTGGACCAACGCCGGCACCGGCGCGCGGATCACCGGATACGTCGCAGACACCGAGCACGACGAGGCGCAGTTCGTCGCCGACGAGATAGACCGCCTCACGGACGCGGGCCAGGCCAAGGCGGGCGACGTCGCGGTCTTCTACCGGACCAACGCCCAGTCCCGCGTCTTCGAAGAGGTCTTCATCCGCGTCGGCCTCCCCTACAAGGTCGTCGGCGGCGTCCGCTTCTACGAGCGCAAGGAGGTCCGGGACGTCCTGGCCTACCTGCGGGTGCTCGCCAATCCCGAGGACTCGGTGCCGCTGCGCCGCATCCTCAACGTCCCCAAGCGGGGCATCGGCGACCGCGCGGAGGCCATGATCGACGCCCTCGCCCAGCGCGAGAGGATCAGCTTCTCGCAGGCGCTGAGGCGCGTCGACGAGGCGTACGGCATGGCCGCGCGGTCGGTGAACGCCGTGAAGCGGTTCAACACGCTGATGGAGGACCTCCGTACGATCGCCGAGTCCGGCGCGGGCCCGGCCACCGTCCTGGAGGCGATCCTCGAGCGCACCGGCTACCTCGCCGAGCTGCAGGCCTCCACCGACCCGCAGGACGAGACCCGGATCGAGAACCTGCAGGAACTCGCGGCCGTCGCCCTGGAGTTCGAGCAGGAGCGCGGCGAGGGGGCGGCGGCACCGGGGGCCGGCGCCCCGGGCGGCACCCTGGCCGAGTTCCTGGAGCAGGTCGCGCTGGTCGCCGACTCCGACCAGATCCCCGACGAGGACGAGGACGGCTCCGGCGTCATCACCCTGATGACCCTGCACACCGCCAAGGGCCTGGAGTTCCCGGTCGTCTTCCTCACCGGCATGGAGGACGGCGTCTTCCCGCACATGCGCGCCCTCGGCCAGACCAAGGAGCTGGAGGAGGAGCGGCGCCTGGCGTACGTCGGCATCACGCGCGCGCGTGAGCGGCTGTACCTCACCCGCTCGACGATGCGCAGCGCGTGGGGACAGCCGTCGTACAACCCGCCCTCGCGCTTCCTGGAGGAGATCCCGGCCGCGCACATGGAGTGGAAGCGGACGGGGGGCGGCTCATCCGCGCCCGCCGGGCCGGTCTCCGGGGTGGCGGCCTCGCTGTCGTCCTCCCGCTCCCGCTCGTCGGCGGCGGGCGCCTCCGGCTTCGCCACCCGCCGGGCCGCGGAGCAGCAGTCCGCCGTGTCGCTGGCGGTCGGGGACCGGGTCACGCACGACCAGTTCGGTCTCGGCACCGTGGTCGCGGTGAAGGGCACGGGCGCGAACGCGGAGGCGACCATCGACTTCGGGGACGCCAAGCCGAAGCGGCTGCTGCTGCGGTACGCGCCGGTGGAGAAGCTGTAG
- a CDS encoding M23 family metallopeptidase encodes MNDRHPSGTMAPAPASDAASAHYASYGTQEAQYGDFTSYGGHDAAGSAPTGFGTGGHTFAGFATDPLFGDLPGGGHDTGAYDTAHWSAGGHDTAQYDAYAAQQHTGYDTGAYDATAWTTGQQHVPPIPQQGTAPDVSGQWDAGAWLQPDQSGNPVDQTQHWDWGTQAFDTGAYDATQWNSDGGTAPATDAYGQQGESFDQQATATFEQYEDPRSSPAFPSQNSGSPAPEEQDSHAQDPHDDPAQGDPDGTGELPAVHLLEEQEEVVPVPSPRAASRGGSRSRRRTPPKRSALLTVAVPSACVMGVAGIAAASVGNLTDDGGETATTAADAQPVKPSVANIELDTQLESLAAGADDFADRASRTQERIDLRAQQEAERRRAAEEAARKERLRPKFALPVAQHGLSAYYGQSGTNWMSVHTGIDFPVPYGSTVMAATDGTVRTQFNVSYGNMMIVTAKDGTETWYCHLSSYRVAPGTTVKAGDPIAFSGNSGKSTGPHLHFEVRPGGGSTIDPLAWLRSHGLNPS; translated from the coding sequence GTGAACGACCGTCACCCGTCGGGGACCATGGCCCCGGCCCCGGCTTCCGACGCCGCCTCGGCGCACTACGCGTCGTACGGCACCCAGGAAGCCCAGTACGGCGACTTCACCTCGTACGGCGGCCACGACGCCGCCGGTTCCGCCCCCACCGGCTTCGGCACCGGCGGCCACACCTTCGCGGGCTTCGCCACCGACCCCCTCTTCGGCGACCTCCCGGGCGGCGGCCACGACACGGGGGCGTACGACACCGCGCACTGGTCCGCGGGCGGCCACGACACCGCGCAGTACGACGCGTACGCGGCCCAGCAGCACACCGGCTACGACACCGGCGCCTACGACGCGACGGCGTGGACCACCGGTCAGCAGCACGTGCCGCCGATCCCCCAGCAGGGCACCGCACCCGACGTCAGCGGTCAGTGGGACGCGGGTGCCTGGCTCCAGCCCGACCAGTCCGGGAACCCCGTCGACCAGACCCAGCACTGGGACTGGGGCACCCAGGCCTTCGACACCGGCGCCTACGACGCCACGCAGTGGAATTCCGACGGCGGCACCGCCCCGGCGACCGACGCCTACGGGCAGCAGGGCGAGTCCTTCGACCAGCAGGCCACCGCCACGTTCGAGCAGTACGAGGACCCCCGGTCGTCCCCGGCCTTCCCCTCCCAAAACTCCGGCTCCCCGGCCCCGGAGGAACAGGACTCCCACGCACAGGACCCCCACGACGACCCCGCCCAGGGCGACCCGGACGGCACGGGCGAACTGCCGGCGGTGCACCTGCTCGAGGAGCAGGAGGAGGTCGTTCCCGTCCCGTCGCCGCGCGCGGCCTCACGCGGCGGGTCCCGTTCCCGCCGCCGCACGCCCCCCAAGCGCTCCGCGCTGCTGACGGTGGCCGTGCCCTCCGCGTGCGTGATGGGTGTCGCGGGGATCGCCGCCGCCTCCGTCGGCAACCTGACCGACGACGGCGGGGAGACGGCGACCACCGCCGCGGACGCGCAGCCGGTGAAACCGTCCGTCGCCAACATCGAGCTGGACACCCAGCTCGAGAGCCTGGCCGCCGGGGCGGACGACTTCGCCGACCGGGCCAGCCGCACCCAGGAGCGCATCGACCTCAGGGCCCAGCAGGAGGCCGAGCGGAGGCGGGCGGCGGAGGAGGCGGCCCGCAAGGAGCGGTTGCGCCCGAAGTTCGCGCTCCCGGTCGCGCAGCACGGCCTCAGCGCCTACTACGGCCAGTCCGGCACCAACTGGATGTCCGTGCACACCGGCATCGACTTCCCCGTGCCGTACGGCTCGACCGTGATGGCCGCGACCGACGGTACGGTGCGCACCCAGTTCAACGTCTCGTACGGCAACATGATGATCGTGACCGCGAAGGACGGCACGGAGACGTGGTACTGCCACCTCTCCAGCTACCGGGTCGCTCCGGGTACGACCGTGAAGGCCGGCGACCCGATCGCGTTCTCCGGCAATTCGGGGAAGTCGACCGGACCGCACCTGCACTTCGAGGTGCGGCCCGGCGGCGGCTCCACGATCGACCCGCTCGCGTGGCTGCGCAGCCACGGCCTCAACCCGTCGTAG